One window of the Carnobacterium maltaromaticum DSM 20342 genome contains the following:
- a CDS encoding polysaccharide biosynthesis protein, which translates to MFKNKTLLITGGTGSFGNAVLKGFLASDIKEIRIFSRDEKKQDDMRKKYNNPKIKYFIGDVRDINSVKNAMYGVDFVFHAAALKQVPSCEFFPMEAVKTNVIGTDNVLTAAIDEGVKKVICLSTDKAAYPINAMGTSKAMMEKVFVAKSRNIDPDKTLVCGTRYGNVMASRGSVIPLFVEQLKQGNPITVTESSMTRFMMSLEEAVDLVIFAFNNAQQGDIMVQKAPASTIETLVAALQKIFKTNVPVEVIGIRHGEKMYESLLTKEEAATAIDMGDFYRVPSDKRDLNYGKYFDHGNTEAVHIDEYNSDNTEQLDIEGLTELLLKLDYIQNELDKWGN; encoded by the coding sequence TTTTTAGCAAGCGATATTAAAGAAATTCGTATTTTTTCTAGAGATGAAAAAAAACAAGATGATATGCGAAAAAAATACAATAATCCTAAAATAAAATATTTCATTGGGGATGTTAGAGACATTAACAGTGTGAAAAATGCGATGTATGGAGTGGATTTTGTGTTTCATGCTGCTGCATTAAAGCAAGTACCTTCGTGCGAGTTTTTCCCAATGGAAGCAGTTAAAACAAATGTCATTGGAACTGATAATGTATTGACTGCTGCAATTGACGAAGGTGTTAAAAAAGTTATTTGCTTGTCAACAGATAAAGCCGCTTATCCGATTAATGCTATGGGAACTTCAAAGGCTATGATGGAAAAAGTATTTGTAGCTAAATCAAGAAATATTGACCCTGATAAAACATTGGTTTGCGGAACTCGTTATGGGAATGTAATGGCATCTCGCGGTAGTGTGATACCTTTATTTGTAGAGCAGCTAAAACAAGGGAATCCAATAACAGTTACAGAATCTAGTATGACCCGTTTTATGATGAGTTTAGAAGAAGCAGTTGATTTAGTTATTTTTGCTTTTAACAACGCTCAACAAGGTGATATTATGGTTCAAAAAGCACCCGCTAGTACTATTGAAACGTTAGTAGCGGCCTTGCAGAAGATATTTAAAACAAATGTACCTGTTGAAGTTATTGGGATACGACATGGAGAAAAAATGTATGAATCATTATTGACCAAGGAAGAAGCAGCTACTGCTATTGATATGGGTGATTTTTACAGAGTTCCATCGGACAAGCGCGATTTAAATTATGGCAAATATTTTGATCATGGAAATACTGAAGCTGTGCATATCGATGAGTACAACTCTGATAATACAGAGCAATTAGATATTGAGGGATTAACAGAATTATTGCTGAAATTGGACTATATTCAAAATGAGTTAGATAAGTGGGGAAATTAA
- a CDS encoding NAD-dependent epimerase/dehydratase family protein has translation MNILVTGADGFIGKNLIAQLKNEGFFNIQKYTSDDSLEDLEKFTKQCDFIYHLAGVNRPTNDSEFYEGNTNFTETLISLLEKNENHVPILVSSSIQAINGNPYGISKRQAEDIIFSYGERNNCEVMVYRLQNLFGKWSKPNYNSVVATFCYNSSRGIPLEINNPSSEITLSYIDDVIKEFIRALKDQPTRKNNFCIVPIEYKSTVGELAEKIIQFNENRKTLVMPSLKNQFNRDLYATYLSYLDESNFSYNLKKNSDDRGWLAEFIKSKDNGQIFISTTKPGIARGNHWHNTKVEKFLVIKGSASIKFRNVNDDKVIEYKVTGENLEVVDIPAGYTHSIQNSGDEELITLFWACEIFDQDNPDTYYVEV, from the coding sequence ATGAATATACTAGTTACTGGTGCAGATGGCTTTATAGGGAAAAATTTAATAGCACAACTGAAAAACGAAGGTTTTTTTAATATTCAAAAATATACCTCGGATGATTCATTAGAAGATTTAGAGAAGTTTACCAAACAATGTGATTTTATTTATCATTTGGCTGGTGTTAATCGTCCAACAAATGATTCTGAATTTTATGAAGGAAATACGAATTTCACAGAAACTTTAATTTCTCTTTTAGAAAAAAATGAGAACCATGTGCCGATACTTGTATCTTCATCTATTCAGGCAATAAATGGTAATCCCTATGGTATTAGTAAACGCCAAGCGGAAGATATTATTTTTAGTTATGGAGAAAGAAATAATTGCGAAGTCATGGTATATAGACTTCAAAATCTTTTTGGAAAATGGAGTAAGCCAAATTACAATAGTGTAGTAGCCACGTTTTGCTATAATAGTTCAAGAGGGATACCTTTAGAAATAAATAATCCATCTTCTGAAATTACTCTATCCTATATTGATGACGTAATCAAAGAGTTTATTCGTGCCTTAAAAGACCAACCGACTAGAAAAAATAATTTTTGTATAGTTCCTATAGAATATAAAAGTACCGTAGGAGAATTAGCTGAAAAAATAATCCAGTTTAACGAGAATCGTAAAACTTTAGTCATGCCATCATTAAAAAATCAATTTAATCGAGATTTATATGCAACCTATCTTTCTTATTTGGATGAATCTAATTTTTCATATAATTTGAAAAAAAATAGTGATGACCGAGGTTGGTTAGCTGAATTTATTAAATCAAAAGACAATGGTCAAATTTTTATTTCAACAACCAAGCCCGGAATTGCTCGAGGAAATCATTGGCATAATACTAAGGTAGAAAAATTTTTGGTTATAAAGGGTAGTGCTAGTATAAAATTTAGAAATGTAAATGATGATAAAGTGATAGAATACAAAGTAACAGGTGAAAATCTTGAAGTGGTTGATATACCTGCTGGATATACGCATTCTATTCAAAATAGTGGTGATGAAGAGCTGATTACATTATTTTGGGCATGTGAAATATTCGATCAGGATAACCCTGATACTTACTACGTGGAGGTATAA
- the wecB gene encoding non-hydrolyzing UDP-N-acetylglucosamine 2-epimerase, with protein MKKLKLMTIIGTRPEIIRLSATIKACDRYFDHILVHTGQNWDYTLNQVFFDDLGLRQPDYFLESVGDNLGETMGNIIAKSFGVLASEQPDALLVLGDTNSALSAISAKRLKIPIFHMEAGNRCFDQNVPEEINRKIVDHISDINLPYTEHSRRYLLSEGFKKEHIYVTGSPIQEVLQEHMSNIEKSTIVKELNLEKNKYMIVSAHREENIDNEENFFDLMNAINKIAEEYQLPIIYSAHPRSMKYIEGRKFKFHPLVKTLKPFGFLDYNQLQKNALCVLSDSGTLSEESAMLGFTGVLLRTSTERPEVLDKGTVVVAGIKADDVQQAVELAIAMAEHDEKTVLAPDYVDTNVSIKVVKIIQSYTKIINQFTWRK; from the coding sequence ATGAAAAAACTAAAATTAATGACTATTATTGGAACTAGACCAGAAATTATTCGATTATCTGCTACTATCAAAGCATGCGACAGATATTTTGATCATATTCTTGTCCATACAGGACAAAATTGGGACTATACATTAAACCAAGTTTTTTTTGATGATTTAGGCTTGCGACAACCAGATTATTTTTTGGAGAGCGTCGGTGATAATTTAGGAGAAACTATGGGAAATATTATAGCTAAGTCATTTGGGGTGTTGGCAAGTGAACAACCAGATGCATTATTAGTTTTAGGAGATACAAATTCTGCATTGTCTGCAATTAGTGCCAAACGTTTGAAGATTCCTATTTTTCATATGGAGGCTGGAAATCGTTGTTTTGATCAAAATGTTCCGGAAGAAATTAACCGAAAGATTGTCGATCATATAAGTGATATAAACTTACCTTACACAGAACATTCAAGAAGGTATTTATTATCAGAAGGATTTAAAAAAGAGCATATATATGTGACGGGTTCTCCGATTCAAGAAGTTTTACAAGAACATATGAGCAATATTGAAAAAAGTACAATTGTAAAAGAGTTAAATTTAGAAAAAAATAAATATATGATTGTATCTGCACATAGAGAAGAAAATATAGATAATGAAGAAAACTTTTTTGATTTAATGAATGCGATTAATAAAATTGCAGAAGAATATCAACTTCCAATTATTTATTCAGCACATCCTAGAAGTATGAAATATATTGAAGGTAGAAAGTTTAAATTTCATCCACTTGTAAAGACGTTAAAACCTTTTGGCTTTTTAGATTATAATCAACTGCAAAAAAATGCTTTATGTGTTTTATCTGATAGTGGAACATTATCAGAAGAAAGTGCAATGTTAGGATTTACAGGTGTATTATTAAGAACATCGACTGAAAGACCTGAAGTATTAGATAAAGGTACTGTGGTTGTTGCAGGGATTAAAGCTGATGATGTACAGCAAGCAGTTGAATTAGCGATAGCAATGGCTGAACATGATGAAAAAACAGTGCTAGCACCTGATTATGTAGATACAAATGTTTCTATTAAAGTAGTCAAAATTATTCAAAGTTATACAAAAATAATTAATCAGTTTACTTGGAGAAAATAG
- a CDS encoding LCP family protein: MFDGTQALAFSRMRYDDPTGDYGRQGRQRQVIEAVVKKAATFSTLTNYKDILNALQNNMKTNLTFDNMYDIQAKYKAAAGNIEQVQMQGTGEMINDISYQIIAPDELARVSGILRNNLELK, from the coding sequence ATTTTTGATGGTACCCAAGCGTTAGCATTTTCACGTATGCGTTATGATGATCCAACTGGTGATTATGGTCGCCAAGGACGTCAACGTCAAGTTATTGAAGCTGTAGTTAAAAAAGCTGCCACATTCTCTACATTAACAAATTACAAGGATATTTTAAATGCATTACAAAATAACATGAAAACAAACTTAACTTTCGATAATATGTACGACATTCAAGCGAAATATAAGGCGGCAGCCGGTAATATCGAGCAAGTACAAATGCAAGGAACTGGCGAAATGATTAATGATATTTCTTACCAGATCATTGCTCCAGATGAGTTAGCACGAGTTTCAGGTATTTTACGTAATAATTTGGAATTAAAATAA
- the galU gene encoding UTP--glucose-1-phosphate uridylyltransferase GalU — translation MKKVKKAIIPAAGLGTRFLPATKAMAKEMLPIVDKPTIQFIVEEAKAAGIEDILIITGKGKRPIEDHFDSNPELEANLRAKEKFELLELVEETTGLNLHFVRQSYPKGLGDAVLQAKAFVGNEPFVVMLGDDLMEDKIPLTKQLMDKYEKTHASVIATMKVPYEETYKYGIIDPEIEIEKGLYNVRKFVEKPKVEDAPSDLAIIGRYLLTPEIFTILENQKPGAGNEIQLTDAIDTLNKTQRVFAHEFKGVRHDVGDKYGFLTTSIEYGLTHPEVKEDLRAYLIALAKELS, via the coding sequence ATGAAAAAAGTGAAAAAAGCAATTATTCCAGCTGCAGGTTTGGGTACACGTTTCTTACCAGCAACTAAAGCTATGGCGAAAGAAATGTTACCGATTGTTGATAAACCAACGATTCAATTTATTGTCGAAGAAGCAAAGGCTGCTGGAATTGAAGATATTTTAATTATTACGGGTAAAGGTAAACGACCGATTGAAGATCATTTTGATTCAAATCCAGAATTGGAAGCTAATTTAAGAGCTAAAGAAAAATTTGAACTTTTAGAATTAGTTGAAGAAACAACTGGATTAAATTTACATTTTGTGCGCCAATCGTATCCCAAAGGTTTAGGGGATGCTGTTCTTCAAGCTAAAGCTTTTGTTGGAAATGAGCCTTTTGTAGTCATGTTAGGTGATGATTTGATGGAAGATAAAATTCCTTTAACAAAACAATTGATGGACAAGTATGAAAAAACACATGCTTCTGTCATTGCGACAATGAAAGTACCTTATGAAGAAACCTACAAGTACGGAATTATTGATCCAGAAATTGAAATTGAAAAGGGTCTTTACAATGTGCGTAAATTTGTTGAAAAGCCTAAAGTAGAAGATGCACCTAGTGATTTAGCTATTATTGGTCGCTATTTATTAACTCCAGAAATTTTTACAATTTTGGAAAATCAAAAACCTGGTGCGGGTAATGAAATTCAATTAACCGATGCGATTGATACATTAAATAAAACGCAACGTGTTTTTGCTCATGAATTTAAAGGCGTTCGTCATGATGTTGGTGACAAGTATGGTTTTTTAACAACGAGTATTGAATATGGTTTAACACATCCAGAAGTCAAGGAAGATTTGCGTGCTTATTTAATTGCATTAGCAAAAGAATTAAGCTAA
- the wecB gene encoding non-hydrolyzing UDP-N-acetylglucosamine 2-epimerase produces the protein MKKIKVMTIFGTRPEAIKMAPLVLELERQPERFESIVTVTAQHRQMLDQVLDIFQIKPDYDLDVMKDRQTLADITANVLIGLESVMKEAKPDIVLVHGDTTTTFAAGISAFYNQIKVGHVEAGLRTWNKYSPFPEEMNRQVTDVLADMYFAPTIESEANLLQENHPADKIFITGNTAIDALQETVKEEYQHEVLTKIASGNRLVLMTMHRRENQGVPMERVFHAIRQVVDKHEDVEVVYPVHLNPVVQEAADRILGNHPRIHLIAPLDVIDFHNLASRSYMIMSDSGGVQEEAPSLGVPVLVLRDTTERPEGVAAGTLRLVGTETDAVLEAMTELLEDPSAHQKMAEASNPYGDGLASKRILDAIAYEFGLSTEKPASFQVK, from the coding sequence ATGAAAAAAATAAAAGTCATGACTATATTTGGAACAAGACCAGAAGCGATTAAAATGGCTCCGCTAGTCTTAGAGTTGGAACGCCAACCAGAACGCTTTGAATCGATTGTGACAGTTACGGCGCAACACCGTCAAATGCTAGATCAAGTTTTAGATATCTTTCAAATTAAACCTGATTATGATTTAGATGTGATGAAAGACCGTCAAACATTAGCAGATATTACAGCAAATGTATTAATTGGGTTGGAGTCAGTCATGAAAGAAGCAAAACCTGATATTGTTTTAGTTCATGGAGATACAACAACAACTTTTGCAGCTGGAATTTCAGCTTTTTATAATCAAATTAAAGTTGGACATGTTGAAGCAGGATTGCGGACTTGGAATAAATATTCACCATTTCCAGAAGAAATGAACCGTCAAGTTACAGATGTTTTAGCAGATATGTATTTTGCTCCGACTATTGAAAGTGAAGCGAATTTGTTGCAAGAAAATCATCCAGCGGATAAAATATTTATCACTGGAAATACGGCTATTGACGCATTACAGGAAACGGTCAAAGAAGAATATCAACATGAAGTATTAACGAAAATTGCTTCAGGAAATCGTCTGGTTTTAATGACTATGCACCGTAGAGAAAATCAAGGTGTACCGATGGAAAGAGTTTTCCATGCAATTAGACAAGTTGTTGATAAGCATGAAGATGTAGAAGTTGTTTATCCTGTTCATTTGAACCCGGTTGTTCAAGAAGCAGCAGACCGAATTTTAGGCAATCATCCACGAATTCATTTAATTGCGCCTTTAGATGTAATTGATTTTCATAACTTAGCTTCTAGAAGCTATATGATTATGAGTGATTCTGGTGGTGTTCAAGAAGAAGCACCATCGTTAGGTGTTCCAGTATTAGTTTTAAGGGACACAACAGAGCGCCCAGAAGGTGTTGCTGCTGGAACCTTACGTTTAGTTGGTACAGAGACAGATGCTGTCTTAGAGGCTATGACTGAGTTATTAGAAGACCCTAGTGCTCATCAAAAAATGGCTGAAGCAAGTAATCCATACGGTGATGGACTAGCTTCAAAACGAATTTTAGATGCAATTGCTTATGAATTTGGTTTAAGTACTGAAAAACCAGCATCTTTTCAAGTGAAATAA
- a CDS encoding deoxynucleoside kinase: MKGADNAVIVLAGMIGAGKSTYTKLISDALGSEAFYESVDDNRILEKFYEDPKRWAFSLQIYFLNTRFRSIKDALQHQNNVLDRSIYEDALFTKINFEEGNMSDAEMDTYLDLLDNMMEELASMPKKSPDLLIYLRGSLDTVLSRIKKRGRSFEQIDGNQDLLNYYTHLHSRYDGWFEEYDQSPTLVIDIDNHDLENPADAEKVIALINETLKNVR; this comes from the coding sequence TTGAAAGGAGCAGATAATGCTGTGATTGTTTTAGCTGGAATGATTGGTGCTGGAAAAAGTACCTATACTAAACTTATTTCAGATGCGTTAGGCAGTGAGGCTTTTTATGAAAGTGTCGATGATAATCGTATCTTAGAAAAATTTTATGAGGACCCTAAACGTTGGGCCTTTTCATTACAAATTTATTTCTTAAATACACGTTTTAGAAGTATTAAAGATGCTTTACAACATCAAAATAATGTTTTGGATCGCTCTATTTATGAAGATGCCCTTTTCACAAAAATTAATTTTGAAGAAGGCAATATGAGTGATGCTGAAATGGATACCTATTTAGATTTATTAGATAACATGATGGAAGAATTAGCTAGTATGCCTAAAAAGTCACCTGATTTACTCATTTATCTTCGTGGTTCATTGGATACTGTTTTAAGTCGTATCAAAAAGCGTGGTCGAAGTTTTGAACAAATTGACGGAAATCAAGATTTATTAAATTACTATACCCATCTCCACAGTCGTTATGATGGCTGGTTTGAAGAGTATGATCAAAGCCCTACACTAGTAATTGACATTGATAATCATGATTTAGAAAACCCGGCTGATGCTGAAAAAGTAATCGCCTTGATTAATGAAACGCTAAAGAACGTAAGATAG
- a CDS encoding DUF4870 domain-containing protein — protein sequence MNSNKLVGGLCYLSILFAPIFFPLIVLFISTDKEVSKNASTALGLHIAPFIITIVGVLAMILFGVISSSDDIFRGVVLVVLILIAIFDVVIFIVNIVKAIRLFLS from the coding sequence ATGAATTCTAATAAATTAGTTGGAGGTCTGTGCTATTTAAGTATCTTATTTGCCCCCATTTTCTTTCCATTAATTGTCTTGTTTATCAGTACAGATAAAGAGGTTTCAAAAAATGCTAGTACAGCGCTGGGACTCCATATTGCTCCTTTTATTATTACCATCGTAGGTGTTCTTGCAATGATTTTGTTTGGGGTAATTTCTAGCAGTGATGATATTTTTAGAGGTGTTGTTTTGGTTGTCTTGATTTTGATTGCTATATTTGATGTTGTTATTTTTATTGTAAACATTGTGAAAGCAATAAGATTATTTTTAAGTTAG
- a CDS encoding HdeD family acid-resistance protein, producing the protein MSKVVNYFFLAVGIIMMIFGLWLIFNPRTTLSIVVVLMGIVLLLNGISEIISYVSERKTWSISVWYLFDGLLSTIFGLLVLFNGQVGKNFLILLFAIWILASAIFRILLAFSVKSVSNWFIILIVGVLGLIVGIVSLFNSIFVSVALAVVLGGFFIFQGLTCIFISSFLRRNH; encoded by the coding sequence ATGAGTAAGGTAGTCAATTATTTTTTCTTAGCAGTGGGTATTATAATGATGATTTTTGGATTGTGGTTAATTTTTAATCCAAGAACAACCTTATCTATAGTAGTGGTATTAATGGGAATTGTTTTATTGTTAAATGGAATAAGTGAAATTATTTCATACGTAAGTGAGCGTAAAACGTGGAGTATATCAGTTTGGTATTTGTTTGATGGACTTCTTTCAACGATTTTTGGATTGCTCGTTCTATTTAATGGTCAAGTAGGTAAAAATTTCTTGATTTTATTATTTGCAATTTGGATTTTAGCTTCAGCAATTTTCCGTATTTTATTAGCTTTTTCGGTTAAAAGTGTCAGCAATTGGTTTATTATTTTGATCGTAGGAGTGTTAGGTCTGATTGTTGGAATTGTATCTTTATTTAATTCAATTTTCGTTTCAGTTGCCTTAGCGGTTGTTTTAGGCGGATTCTTCATTTTCCAAGGCTTAACGTGTATTTTTATTTCTAGCTTTTTACGTAGAAATCATTAA
- a CDS encoding M20/M25/M40 family metallo-hydrolase has translation MAVERVVATFIELVKIDSESKNEGKFQAYLKTKFEKLGLDVYEDDTIAQTGLGANNLVCRLAGNTAADALFFSCHVDTVTPGVGIKPIIKEGAVYSDGTTILAADDKAGIAIMIELIEQLKENNEPHGTVEFVLSPGEEIGLVGASAFDVGVLEADYGFVLDNGGPVGSITVGSPTLYGIEVTIKGITAHAGLEPEKGVSAIEIAAKAIAKMKLGRLDADTTANIGTINGGTASNIVADEVKVFAEARSISHEACEAQVKHMTDLFIETAKELGGTATVVTDIKSVGYRFTKESKTVKLAAEAITKINRTPNYDISGGGSDANVFNAKGKETANLSIGYEKIHTVHEMIPIIELKKAVELAYQLVKDVGQK, from the coding sequence ATGGCAGTAGAAAGAGTTGTCGCAACATTTATTGAATTAGTCAAAATTGATTCAGAGTCAAAAAATGAAGGAAAGTTTCAAGCGTATTTAAAAACGAAATTTGAAAAATTAGGTTTAGATGTATATGAAGATGATACGATAGCGCAAACGGGGCTAGGTGCTAATAATTTAGTTTGTCGTTTGGCAGGAAATACAGCAGCTGATGCGTTGTTTTTCTCTTGTCATGTTGACACAGTAACGCCAGGCGTAGGAATTAAACCTATTATTAAAGAAGGTGCAGTTTATTCTGATGGAACAACTATTCTAGCAGCTGATGATAAAGCTGGGATTGCAATCATGATCGAATTAATTGAACAGTTAAAAGAAAATAACGAACCTCATGGAACAGTAGAATTTGTTCTTTCACCAGGTGAAGAAATTGGTTTAGTTGGTGCAAGTGCTTTTGATGTAGGAGTACTAGAAGCTGATTATGGTTTTGTGCTAGATAATGGTGGACCAGTTGGGAGCATTACGGTAGGGAGTCCAACTCTTTACGGAATTGAAGTAACTATTAAAGGGATTACGGCACATGCAGGCTTAGAACCTGAAAAAGGCGTTTCGGCTATTGAAATTGCAGCCAAAGCAATTGCTAAAATGAAATTAGGGCGCCTTGATGCAGATACAACAGCAAATATTGGAACGATTAATGGTGGAACGGCAAGTAATATCGTTGCTGATGAAGTCAAAGTTTTCGCTGAAGCACGCTCGATTTCTCATGAAGCCTGTGAGGCACAAGTTAAACATATGACTGATCTGTTTATTGAAACGGCTAAAGAATTAGGCGGTACGGCTACAGTTGTGACAGATATTAAATCAGTAGGATATCGTTTTACTAAAGAATCAAAAACGGTTAAATTAGCAGCTGAAGCAATCACTAAAATCAATCGGACGCCTAATTATGACATTAGTGGTGGTGGTAGTGATGCCAACGTGTTTAATGCTAAAGGCAAAGAAACAGCGAATTTATCAATCGGTTATGAAAAAATTCATACTGTTCATGAAATGATTCCAATTATTGAACTTAAAAAAGCCGTAGAACTAGCCTATCAATTAGTGAAAGATGTGGGACAAAAATAA
- a CDS encoding YitT family protein translates to MKSVIKQIPLVTLSLALIGISINMFLAPHHIAAGGVSGIGVLVEQAFGINRATTVLVLNLLMLILTFFFLGRPVFIKTVIGSMLLPISLAVVPEIKVVEDPFLAVIFGSAIFAVGVAILYKIGASSGGTTIPPLIFQKYFGISTSLGLLLTDAVIVIFNIFVFGTEAFFFAILSLVLTSIVMNYIETGMKRRRAVMIMSENHIDAIKVALLENLNRGITVFSVSGGYTGNEKNMLMIILTNQEYQSILKVIDEIDKTSFIIAYNVSEVHGLGFSYQPVV, encoded by the coding sequence ATGAAAAGTGTTATTAAGCAAATTCCATTAGTTACTTTATCTTTAGCGTTAATTGGAATTAGCATCAATATGTTTTTGGCTCCACATCATATTGCAGCAGGTGGTGTGAGTGGGATTGGTGTTTTAGTTGAGCAAGCTTTTGGAATCAATCGAGCAACAACCGTTTTAGTATTAAATTTATTAATGCTCATATTAACGTTTTTCTTTTTAGGAAGACCAGTCTTTATTAAGACGGTAATTGGGAGTATGCTACTTCCGATTTCATTAGCAGTAGTACCTGAGATTAAGGTTGTTGAAGATCCATTTTTAGCGGTTATTTTCGGAAGTGCTATTTTTGCGGTTGGAGTTGCAATCTTATACAAAATTGGAGCATCTAGTGGTGGAACAACAATCCCGCCGCTTATTTTTCAAAAATACTTTGGAATTAGCACATCACTAGGATTGCTTTTAACTGATGCTGTTATTGTGATTTTTAATATTTTTGTTTTTGGTACTGAGGCCTTCTTCTTTGCGATTCTGTCGCTAGTGTTGACATCAATTGTGATGAATTATATCGAAACAGGAATGAAGCGTCGTCGAGCAGTGATGATTATGAGTGAAAATCATATCGATGCGATTAAAGTAGCCTTATTAGAAAATTTAAATCGAGGTATTACGGTATTTTCAGTTTCTGGCGGATATACTGGTAATGAAAAAAATATGCTAATGATTATTTTGACGAATCAAGAATATCAATCAATTTTGAAAGTGATTGATGAAATTGATAAAACCTCCTTTATTATTGCATATAATGTGTCAGAGGTTCATGGTTTAGGGTTTAGTTATCAACCTGTAGTTTAG
- a CDS encoding DUF4870 domain-containing protein, translating into MNTKKNNNLINGLSYISILFAPILFPLIVWLVSPITDVKQHAKSALWLHILPTILTVGALFILITTGLLTNSQATLGTLTIILFFTIIIIDFGLVIWNIFKGIKLFLS; encoded by the coding sequence ATGAATACAAAAAAGAATAACAATCTAATTAACGGCTTAAGTTATATCAGTATCTTATTTGCTCCAATTTTATTTCCATTAATTGTTTGGCTAGTTAGTCCTATTACAGATGTTAAGCAACATGCTAAGTCTGCGCTATGGCTTCACATCTTACCAACGATACTGACTGTTGGAGCTCTATTTATTTTAATCACAACAGGATTATTAACCAACAGCCAAGCTACATTAGGAACCTTAACAATTATTCTCTTTTTTACCATTATAATAATTGACTTTGGTTTGGTTATTTGGAATATTTTCAAAGGAATCAAATTATTTTTAAGCTAA
- a CDS encoding AI-2E family transporter codes for MRELKKSKILSIIIHLLAAATLILVCTKISFLFKPVGIFISTLFAPIIIAGFFYYVMNPVVGLLEKFTKKRSRAILIVFILIALGFVFFIGIIIPNLLSEVTQLASSMPRFMREQQMAVTELLNRPELSNVDIQRYWNELNISTGRVINGIVNGFTTSIGSVISVLSRSIILMVTVPVILFYMFKDGEQLPSAIRWFIPEKQQKNAEELIQTVNKTLSSYISGQALVCLYVGTGAYITFKLLGIPYAFLLACIAGMMDIIPYIGPWIGVAPAFIIAFANSPQSALILALSIIVIQLGESYLVYPLIMGKSLNMHPLTIILILLVAGNLAGLVGMILALPTYAVVKIIVLSVAKIFKLGKYKEKIVEESL; via the coding sequence ATGCGAGAATTAAAAAAGTCAAAAATTTTATCGATCATCATCCATTTACTAGCGGCAGCAACGCTAATTTTGGTTTGCACAAAAATTAGTTTTTTATTTAAGCCAGTTGGAATTTTTATCTCAACTTTATTTGCTCCAATCATTATTGCAGGATTTTTTTACTATGTCATGAACCCAGTTGTAGGGTTACTTGAAAAATTCACTAAAAAAAGAAGTCGAGCTATTTTAATTGTGTTCATTCTGATTGCTTTGGGATTTGTATTTTTTATTGGGATAATCATCCCTAACTTACTCAGTGAAGTAACCCAACTAGCGAGTAGCATGCCCCGTTTTATGCGGGAACAACAAATGGCTGTTACTGAATTACTGAATAGACCAGAGCTATCTAATGTAGATATTCAACGATATTGGAACGAACTAAATATTTCTACTGGTAGAGTTATTAATGGAATCGTAAATGGATTTACAACTAGTATTGGTAGTGTGATTTCAGTTTTATCGCGCTCGATTATCTTAATGGTAACAGTACCTGTGATTCTTTTTTACATGTTTAAAGATGGAGAACAATTACCAAGTGCCATTCGATGGTTTATCCCAGAAAAACAACAAAAAAATGCAGAAGAATTGATACAGACAGTCAATAAAACGTTGTCGTCTTACATCAGTGGGCAAGCACTGGTTTGTTTATATGTGGGAACAGGTGCTTACATTACCTTTAAATTATTAGGGATTCCTTATGCCTTTTTACTAGCATGTATTGCTGGTATGATGGATATTATTCCTTATATTGGTCCCTGGATTGGAGTAGCGCCAGCTTTTATTATTGCTTTTGCCAATTCACCCCAATCAGCCTTAATTTTAGCCTTGAGTATCATCGTCATTCAATTAGGTGAATCATACTTGGTTTATCCATTGATTATGGGGAAATCACTAAATATGCATCCTTTAACGATTATTCTAATTCTATTAGTAGCTGGAAACTTAGCTGGTTTAGTCGGTATGATACTAGCCTTGCCAACTTATGCTGTCGTGAAAATTATTGTATTAAGTGTCGCCAAAATATTCAAACTTGGAAAATATAAAGAAAAAATAGTTGAAGAATCGCTCTAG